The following coding sequences are from one Streptomyces sp. NBC_00536 window:
- a CDS encoding copper chaperone PCu(A)C has protein sequence MNRRTTRTIAAVLSLSAALAISGCSSDSGSGDGKPKLSVSGGYVPEPVDDKMAGAFMVIKNDSKTADKLTAVTSTLSDDVTIHQTKDQKMQQVQSLDVPANGELKLARGGDHVMFMGLKNKPKVGDKVTVELRFEKADPVKVELDVKERTYKPQNAN, from the coding sequence GTGAACCGCCGCACCACCCGCACCATCGCCGCCGTCCTCTCCCTCTCGGCAGCGCTCGCCATATCCGGCTGCTCCTCCGACTCCGGCTCGGGCGACGGCAAGCCCAAGCTCTCGGTCAGCGGCGGCTACGTGCCCGAACCGGTCGACGACAAGATGGCCGGCGCGTTCATGGTCATCAAGAACGACTCGAAGACGGCGGACAAGCTCACCGCCGTCACCAGCACGCTCTCCGACGACGTGACGATCCACCAGACCAAGGACCAGAAGATGCAGCAGGTCCAGTCCCTGGACGTGCCGGCCAACGGCGAGCTGAAGCTGGCGCGCGGCGGCGACCACGTCATGTTCATGGGCCTGAAGAACAAGCCGAAGGTCGGCGACAAGGTCACCGTCGAGCTGCGCTTCGAGAAGGCCGACCCGGTCAAGGTCGAGCTGGACGTGAAGGAACGCACGTACAAGCCGCAGAACGCCAACTGA
- a CDS encoding SCO family protein has translation MRTTRVTVAALVAAAALALTACGSDTGKNTPLAEVNAPAKSKPGTVLDRPFDKPDLVLTDTNGKPWSLREQTKGKPTLIYFGYTNCPDVCPLTMSNIAVAKKALPKADQDNLQVVFVTTDPDRDTPESLGKWLKAQDPAFIGLTGDFAKIQAGARTLGIGIEAAKKEADGSVVSMHGAQVIAFSPKTDEGYVLYGESATAEDYTKDLPKIIKGENP, from the coding sequence ATGCGCACCACACGTGTGACGGTCGCCGCCCTCGTGGCGGCGGCCGCACTCGCCCTCACCGCCTGTGGCAGTGACACCGGCAAGAACACGCCGCTCGCGGAGGTCAACGCCCCCGCCAAGTCCAAGCCGGGCACCGTCCTCGACCGCCCCTTCGACAAGCCGGACCTGGTGCTCACCGACACCAACGGCAAGCCGTGGAGCCTGCGCGAGCAGACCAAGGGCAAGCCGACGCTGATCTACTTCGGCTACACCAACTGCCCGGACGTCTGTCCGCTGACGATGAGCAACATCGCCGTCGCCAAGAAGGCGCTGCCCAAGGCGGACCAGGACAACCTCCAGGTCGTCTTCGTCACCACCGACCCCGACCGGGACACTCCCGAGTCCCTCGGCAAGTGGCTCAAGGCCCAGGACCCGGCCTTCATCGGGCTCACCGGAGACTTCGCCAAGATCCAGGCCGGTGCCCGCACCCTCGGCATCGGCATCGAGGCCGCCAAGAAGGAAGCCGACGGCAGCGTCGTCTCCATGCACGGCGCGCAGGTCATCGCCTTCTCCCCGAAGACCGACGAGGGCTACGTCCTCTACGGGGAGTCGGCCACCGCCGAGGACTACACCAAGGATCTGCCGAAGATCATCAAGGGAGAGAACCCGTGA
- a CDS encoding YcnI family copper-binding membrane protein: MKTSRVSFAAALAAGSVLVLSGTAFAHVGIQPGEAAKGGYATINFKVPNERDNASTNKLEVSFPTDHPLSSVMPQDVPGWTVSVEKSKLDKPLTVHGKQINEAVTKVTWTGGKIEPGKFQQFPLSIGQLPSDVDKLTFKAVQTYDNNEVVRWIEEAKDGAAEPQNPAPVLKLTAAAATDDHHDDGDAKADGAKNTEHQDAAKSTGSDTTARALGIAGIVVGLGGVAFGVASRRRTS, from the coding sequence ATGAAGACCTCTCGCGTCTCCTTCGCCGCCGCCCTCGCCGCCGGCAGCGTCCTCGTCCTGTCCGGCACCGCCTTCGCCCATGTCGGCATCCAGCCGGGCGAGGCCGCCAAGGGCGGCTACGCGACGATCAACTTCAAGGTCCCGAACGAGCGTGACAACGCCTCGACCAACAAGCTCGAAGTCAGCTTCCCGACCGACCACCCGCTCTCGTCCGTCATGCCGCAGGACGTCCCGGGCTGGACGGTCAGCGTCGAGAAGAGCAAGCTCGACAAGCCGCTCACGGTCCACGGCAAGCAGATCAACGAGGCCGTCACCAAGGTGACCTGGACCGGCGGCAAGATCGAGCCCGGCAAGTTCCAGCAGTTCCCGCTCTCGATCGGCCAGCTCCCCTCGGACGTCGACAAGCTCACCTTCAAGGCCGTCCAGACGTACGACAACAACGAGGTCGTCCGCTGGATCGAAGAGGCCAAGGACGGCGCCGCCGAGCCGCAGAACCCGGCGCCGGTGCTGAAGCTGACGGCCGCGGCCGCCACCGACGACCACCACGACGACGGTGACGCGAAGGCCGACGGGGCCAAGAACACCGAGCACCAGGACGCCGCGAAGTCCACCGGCTCCGACACGACCGCGCGGGCCCTCGGCATCGCGGGGATCGTCGTCGGTCTCGGCGGGGTCGCCTTCGGCGTCGCCTCGCGCCGCCGCACGTCCTGA